One Arcobacter sp. F2176 genomic region harbors:
- a CDS encoding fructose-bisphosphatase class II, with the protein MEKIAVGPKAAGKISLDDPIEKTIEIVAEANNKKIRDLTVIVQERERHQDIIDRVRAKGARVKLFGDGDVGASIATALPGTGIDLFVGIGGAPEGVISAAALKCLEGEMQARLVPMNEEEEARCREMGLEDPRQLLM; encoded by the coding sequence ATGGAAAAAATCGCGGTTGGTCCAAAAGCAGCTGGTAAAATTAGCTTAGATGATCCAATTGAAAAAACAATTGAAATTGTAGCAGAAGCTAACAATAAAAAGATTCGTGATCTAACAGTTATCGTTCAAGAACGTGAGCGTCATCAAGATATTATTGACCGTGTTCGTGCAAAAGGTGCACGCGTAAAATTATTTGGTGACGGTGATGTTGGTGCGTCAATCGCAACAGCACTACCTGGAACGGGTATCGACTTATTCGTAGGTATTGGCGGAGCTCCAGAAGGTGTTATTTCTGCAGCAGCATTAAAGTGCCTTGAAGGTGAAATGCAAGCTCGCTTAGTTCCAATGAACGAAGAAGAAGAAGCTCGTTGTCGTGAAATGGGATTAGAAGATCCTCGTCAACTTCTTATGT